A section of the Engystomops pustulosus chromosome 3, aEngPut4.maternal, whole genome shotgun sequence genome encodes:
- the LOC140122778 gene encoding fucolectin-like → MKLLLLVVLVWTASDEASADENLALQGRATMSSIYKDSNWGFLGMAINAIDGNLDTDYYHGSCFHTHTEMSPWWRVDLLRSYRISRITITNRGAYGNRINGAEILVGDSLTNNGNNNARCAVVTSLPDGGTKTYQCNNMVGRYVNIILTGKTECLHLCEVQVFGENLPNEHPCF, encoded by the exons ATGAAGCTTCTGCTCCTCGTGGTCCTGGTGTGGACGGCGTCTGATGAGGCTTCTGCAG ATGAGAATCTCGCACTTCAAGGTCGAGCCACAATGTCCTCTATTTATAAGGATTCCAATTGGGGCTTTCTGGGAATGGCAATAAACGCAATAGATGGAAACCTAGACACCGACTATTATCACGGTTcgtgttttcacacacacacagaaatgtCTCCCTGGTGGAGGGTGGACCTGCTGAGGTCCTACAGGATTAGTCGCATAACCATCACTAACAGAGGTGCCTACGGGAACAGGATTAACGGTGCAGAAATCCTCGTCGGAGACTCTTTGACCAACAATGGAAATAACAATGCAAG GTGTGCGGTGGTGACTTCTCTCCCAGATGGAGGGACTAAGACGTATCAGTGCAACAATATGGTCGGGAGATACGTCAATATCATTTTGACTGGAAAAACAGAATGTCTCCACCTGTGTGaggttcaggtctttggagagaaTCTCCCAAATGAACACCCCTGCTTCTAA